A stretch of Ferribacterium limneticum DNA encodes these proteins:
- a CDS encoding HEPN domain-containing protein, whose product MVVSNLDLTEIVAHEKYWQFADAYIDAAICQCQRFGEDGVVWNYPAACVSAHLGRHAVELFLKGMLASRCGSVEKGHWISTLSEKYKITFTEPEFDWEIPFDTKNPIPNLLKKFPPDQLDRYPLRKGIEDWDLFIQAYTKPGLLDCLQKTKSAFNNLKQAEIQRRASTGGDK is encoded by the coding sequence ATGGTGGTATCGAACCTCGATCTAACTGAAATCGTTGCCCACGAAAAATACTGGCAATTTGCAGATGCCTATATCGATGCAGCGATTTGTCAATGTCAACGATTTGGAGAAGACGGGGTGGTTTGGAATTATCCAGCTGCATGCGTTTCTGCTCATTTGGGAAGGCATGCAGTGGAGCTATTCCTGAAAGGAATGCTTGCTAGTAGATGCGGAAGCGTTGAAAAGGGACACTGGATTTCAACACTTTCTGAAAAATACAAAATTACATTCACCGAGCCTGAGTTTGATTGGGAAATCCCCTTCGATACAAAGAATCCAATTCCAAATTTGCTCAAAAAATTTCCTCCCGATCAACTTGATCGTTACCCACTGAGAAAAGGTATTGAGGACTGGGATCTTTTTATTCAGGCATACACAAAACCAGGTCTTTTAGATTGTTTGCAAAAAACAAAATCCGCTTTTAACAATTTAAAGCAGGCCGAAATACAACGACGAGCCTCAACAGGAGGAGACAAATAG
- a CDS encoding carboxyl transferase domain-containing protein, with amino-acid sequence MTTLKTQLNPRSADFQANADAMRTVVADLHEKVDKIALGGPEAARQKHLARGKLLPRERVSGLLDPGTPFLEIGQFAAYGMYGGDVPAASVIAGIGRVHGVECMVVANDATVKGGTYYPLTVKKHLRAQEIALENHLPCVYLVDSGGAFLPMQDEVFPDKEHFGRIFFNQANLSAKGIPQIAAVMGSCTAGGAYVPAMCDESIIVKNQGTIFLGGPPLVKAATGEVVSAEDLGGADVHTRISGVVDHLAENDAHALAIARRIIKDLNWKKQPPVTLTPPAEPLYSAEELYGVIPTDSKKPFDVREIIGRIVDGSDFDEFKARYGTTLVCGFARIYGYPVGIVANNGILFSESALKGAHFIELCAQRGIPLVFLQNITGFMVGRKYENGGIARDGAKMVTAVATAKVPKFTVVIGGSFGAGNYGMCGRAYSPRFLWMWPNARISVMGGEQAAGVLATVKRDGMEATGKTWSAEEEAAFKTPIREQYETQGHPYYASARLWDDGIIDPADTRRVLGLGLSASMNAPAEETKFGIFRM; translated from the coding sequence ATGACTACCCTGAAAACCCAACTCAACCCGCGAAGCGCCGACTTTCAGGCCAACGCGGACGCCATGCGGACGGTGGTTGCCGACCTGCATGAAAAGGTCGACAAGATCGCCCTCGGTGGTCCGGAAGCGGCCCGCCAGAAACATCTGGCCCGCGGCAAGCTGCTGCCGCGCGAGCGGGTCAGTGGCCTGCTCGATCCCGGCACGCCCTTCCTCGAAATCGGCCAGTTCGCCGCTTATGGCATGTACGGCGGCGATGTCCCGGCCGCCTCGGTGATCGCCGGTATCGGCCGCGTACACGGGGTCGAATGCATGGTCGTCGCCAACGATGCGACCGTGAAGGGCGGCACCTACTATCCGCTGACGGTGAAAAAGCACCTGCGGGCGCAGGAAATTGCGCTGGAAAACCACCTGCCCTGCGTCTATCTGGTCGATTCCGGCGGCGCCTTCCTGCCCATGCAAGACGAGGTATTCCCGGACAAGGAACACTTCGGCCGCATCTTCTTCAACCAGGCCAACCTGTCGGCCAAAGGCATTCCGCAGATTGCTGCGGTGATGGGCTCCTGCACGGCCGGTGGCGCCTACGTGCCGGCGATGTGCGACGAGTCGATCATCGTCAAGAATCAGGGCACCATCTTTCTCGGCGGCCCACCACTGGTGAAGGCCGCGACCGGCGAAGTCGTCTCGGCCGAAGACCTCGGCGGCGCTGACGTGCATACTCGCATTTCCGGAGTCGTCGACCATCTGGCCGAAAACGATGCCCATGCGCTGGCCATCGCCCGCCGCATCATCAAGGACCTGAACTGGAAGAAGCAGCCGCCGGTCACCCTGACGCCGCCGGCCGAGCCGCTTTATTCGGCTGAAGAGCTCTACGGCGTGATCCCGACCGACAGTAAGAAACCATTCGACGTGCGCGAGATCATCGGCCGCATCGTCGATGGCTCCGACTTTGACGAATTCAAGGCCCGTTACGGCACCACGCTGGTTTGCGGCTTTGCCCGCATCTACGGCTATCCGGTCGGCATCGTCGCCAACAACGGCATCCTGTTCAGCGAATCCGCCCTCAAAGGCGCGCATTTCATCGAACTCTGCGCCCAGCGCGGCATCCCGCTCGTCTTTTTGCAGAACATCACCGGCTTCATGGTCGGCCGCAAGTACGAAAACGGCGGCATCGCCCGTGACGGGGCCAAGATGGTCACCGCCGTCGCCACCGCCAAGGTGCCGAAGTTCACCGTGGTCATTGGCGGCTCGTTCGGCGCCGGCAACTACGGCATGTGCGGCCGTGCCTACTCGCCCCGCTTCCTGTGGATGTGGCCCAACGCCCGCATTTCGGTGATGGGCGGCGAACAGGCTGCCGGCGTGCTGGCCACCGTCAAGCGCGACGGCATGGAAGCGACCGGCAAAACCTGGAGCGCCGAGGAAGAGGCCGCCTTCAAGACGCCGATCCGCGAGCAGTACGAGACGCAGGGGCATCCGTATTACGCCTCGGCGCGGCTGTGGGACGACGGGATTATCGATCCGGCGGATACGCGGCGGGTGCTGGGGCTTGGGTTGTCGGCTTCGATGAATGCGCCGGCTGAAGAAACGAAATTCGGCATCTTCCGGATGTAA
- a CDS encoding LOG family protein, whose product MKRICVFCGSNAGHNPLYRAEAERLGRLLAARGIELVYGAGNIGLMGAVADACLEAGGTVIGVIPEALMGKEVAGRAVDHRALTRIEVVDSMHTRKARMAELSDGFIALPGGFGTFEEFCEILTWGQLGFHVKPMGLLNVNGFYDPLLGLFDHAVQEGFLRAQNRAMALADTDIENLLDAMAAYRPEPVSKWLKEEKQL is encoded by the coding sequence ATGAAACGAATCTGCGTCTTCTGCGGCTCGAACGCTGGCCACAACCCGCTCTACCGTGCCGAGGCCGAAAGGCTCGGCCGACTGCTGGCCGCCCGCGGCATCGAACTGGTCTATGGCGCCGGCAACATCGGCCTGATGGGCGCTGTCGCCGATGCCTGCCTGGAGGCGGGCGGCACGGTCATCGGTGTCATCCCGGAGGCGTTGATGGGCAAGGAAGTCGCCGGTCGCGCCGTCGATCACCGCGCGCTGACGCGGATCGAAGTGGTCGATTCGATGCACACCCGCAAGGCCCGGATGGCCGAACTGTCCGATGGCTTCATCGCCCTGCCCGGCGGCTTTGGCACCTTCGAGGAATTCTGCGAAATCCTGACCTGGGGGCAGCTTGGCTTCCACGTCAAACCAATGGGCCTGCTCAACGTCAATGGCTTCTACGACCCGCTGCTTGGTCTGTTCGACCATGCGGTACAGGAAGGCTTCCTGCGCGCCCAGAACCGGGCGATGGCGCTCGCCGACACCGATATTGAAAACCTGCTTGACGCGATGGCCGCCTACCGGCCTGAGCCAGTCAGCAAATGGCTGAAAGAGGAAAAGCAGCTGTGA
- a CDS encoding 2-hydroxychromene-2-carboxylate isomerase, with amino-acid sequence MTDNDKAPIDFWFDFSSPYGYLMSEKIDALAAQYGRKVRWHPILLGIIFQATGSRPPADGVTSKGKYMFHDFYRSARYMGIPYTPPSRFPLPTQNAARAYYWLHGQDCALARAFAHAVYRGFFVDDRDISSPDTVLDIAEKLGVDRTTLAAALQSPEIKARLNDECEQALAAGVFGSPHVVIDGEAFFGADRLPQIEHWLEIGGF; translated from the coding sequence ATGACCGATAACGACAAGGCCCCCATCGATTTCTGGTTCGACTTTTCCAGCCCCTACGGCTACCTGATGAGCGAGAAGATCGACGCGCTCGCCGCCCAGTACGGCCGCAAGGTGCGCTGGCATCCGATCCTGCTCGGCATCATTTTCCAGGCCACCGGCTCACGACCGCCGGCCGATGGTGTGACCAGCAAGGGGAAGTACATGTTCCATGACTTCTACCGCTCGGCGCGGTACATGGGCATTCCTTACACCCCGCCCAGCCGCTTCCCGCTGCCGACGCAGAACGCCGCCCGCGCCTACTACTGGCTGCACGGCCAGGATTGCGCGCTGGCCCGGGCTTTTGCCCATGCCGTCTATCGCGGCTTCTTCGTCGATGACCGCGATATTTCGTCGCCCGACACCGTGCTCGACATTGCCGAAAAACTGGGCGTCGATCGCACTACGCTGGCCGCCGCGCTGCAAAGCCCGGAAATCAAGGCCAGACTCAACGACGAATGCGAGCAAGCGCTGGCCGCCGGCGTCTTCGGCTCACCGCACGTCGTCATCGACGGCGAAGCCTTCTTTGGCGCTGACCGTCTGCCGCAGATTGAGCACTGGCTTGAAATCGGAGGCTTCTGA
- a CDS encoding acyl-CoA dehydrogenase codes for MILTQEQEMIRDSMRAFAQERLAPFAAEWDKHHTFPAEALKELGELGAMGMCVPEEWDGAGMDYMSLVLTLEEIAAGDGATSTIVSVQNSLACGITQKYGTDQQKEEWLKPLARGEKWGCFCLTEPHTGSDAAAITTRADRDGDSFVLNGVKQFITTGKHAHMAIVFAVTDKAAGKKGISCFLIPTATPGFIVGRTEDKMGQHASDTVQIILENCRVPASALLGKEGEGYKIALSNLEAGRIGIAAQSIGMARAAFEAAVRYAKERVTFGQPIIEHQAVNFRLADMNTLLDAARLMVWRAAQLKDAGKPCLKEASMAKMFASEAAEKIASDAIQIHGGVGYTSDFPVERIYRDVRISQIYEGANDIQRLVIGRSIANE; via the coding sequence ATGATTCTGACGCAAGAACAGGAAATGATCCGCGACTCGATGCGCGCCTTCGCGCAGGAGCGCCTCGCCCCCTTCGCCGCCGAATGGGACAAGCACCACACCTTCCCGGCCGAAGCCCTGAAGGAACTCGGCGAACTGGGTGCCATGGGCATGTGCGTACCGGAAGAATGGGACGGTGCCGGCATGGACTACATGTCGCTGGTCCTGACGCTGGAAGAAATCGCCGCCGGCGATGGCGCCACCTCGACCATTGTCTCGGTGCAGAACTCGCTGGCCTGCGGCATCACGCAGAAATACGGCACCGACCAGCAAAAGGAAGAATGGCTCAAGCCTTTGGCCCGTGGCGAAAAATGGGGCTGCTTCTGCCTGACCGAGCCGCATACCGGCTCCGACGCCGCCGCGATCACCACCCGCGCCGACCGCGACGGTGACAGCTTCGTGCTCAACGGCGTCAAGCAGTTCATCACCACCGGCAAGCACGCCCACATGGCCATCGTCTTCGCCGTGACCGACAAGGCGGCCGGCAAGAAGGGCATCTCCTGCTTCCTGATCCCGACCGCGACGCCGGGCTTCATCGTCGGCCGCACCGAGGACAAGATGGGCCAGCACGCATCCGACACCGTGCAGATCATTCTTGAAAATTGCCGCGTCCCGGCCAGCGCCCTGCTTGGCAAGGAAGGCGAAGGCTACAAGATCGCCCTGTCCAACCTCGAAGCCGGCCGCATCGGCATCGCCGCCCAGAGCATCGGCATGGCCCGCGCCGCCTTCGAGGCAGCCGTGCGCTACGCCAAGGAGCGCGTCACCTTCGGGCAGCCGATCATCGAACATCAGGCCGTCAATTTCCGCCTGGCCGACATGAACACGCTGCTTGACGCCGCCCGCCTGATGGTCTGGCGCGCCGCCCAGCTCAAGGACGCCGGCAAGCCCTGCCTGAAGGAAGCCTCGATGGCCAAGATGTTCGCCTCCGAAGCCGCCGAGAAGATCGCCTCGGACGCCATCCAGATCCACGGGGGCGTCGGCTACACCAGCGACTTCCCGGTCGAGCGCATTTACCGTGACGTGCGTATTTCGCAGATTTACGAAGGCGCCAACGACATTCAACGCCTAGTGATCGGCCGCAGCATCGCCAACGAGTAA
- a CDS encoding DMT family transporter — translation MPSARSLVYVKLIAAMAMWGGTWVAGRIIAQELSAPLAVASLRFVLSGLAVGGFMLLSAGRIPVPQTGGDWGLIWALGFFGIFLYGLCFFFGLQRIPAGRGALVVALNPVVIVITAWLIGKEHMTPRKAIGSLIAFAGCLTVIGNGDPLALFQGSVGLGEWLIIGCVLSWTAYTFIGWQATHRFSPLATTLYASLSGAVLLGLAALVQGDIDPASWSWRVWAGMGFLAIFGTAIAYTWFTDAVHRLGAGHASIFINLVPVFAVLQAALLLDERLGLAVLAGGALVITGVWLTSYQKGKTT, via the coding sequence TTGCCTTCGGCCCGTTCGCTCGTCTACGTCAAGCTGATCGCAGCCATGGCCATGTGGGGAGGCACCTGGGTTGCCGGGCGGATCATCGCCCAGGAGCTGAGTGCGCCGCTCGCCGTGGCTTCGCTGCGTTTCGTGCTGTCCGGCCTGGCCGTTGGTGGCTTCATGCTGCTCTCCGCAGGCCGCATCCCGGTGCCGCAGACTGGCGGCGACTGGGGGCTGATCTGGGCCTTGGGCTTTTTCGGCATCTTCCTCTACGGGCTGTGCTTCTTCTTCGGCCTGCAACGCATTCCGGCTGGCCGAGGGGCGCTGGTCGTCGCACTCAACCCGGTGGTCATCGTCATCACTGCCTGGCTGATCGGCAAGGAGCACATGACACCCAGAAAGGCCATTGGCAGTCTGATCGCCTTTGCCGGCTGTCTGACGGTGATCGGCAACGGCGATCCGCTGGCGCTCTTCCAGGGCTCCGTCGGCCTCGGCGAGTGGCTGATCATCGGCTGCGTACTGTCGTGGACGGCCTACACCTTCATCGGCTGGCAGGCCACCCATCGTTTCTCGCCGCTGGCGACGACGCTCTACGCCAGTCTGAGCGGCGCCGTGCTGCTTGGCCTCGCCGCGCTGGTTCAGGGTGATATCGACCCGGCGTCCTGGTCGTGGCGCGTCTGGGCCGGCATGGGCTTCCTCGCCATTTTCGGTACCGCCATCGCCTACACCTGGTTTACCGACGCCGTGCATCGACTCGGCGCTGGCCATGCCTCCATATTCATCAATCTGGTGCCGGTTTTCGCCGTGCTGCAAGCTGCCCTGCTGCTTGACGAACGCCTCGGGCTGGCCGTACTGGCCGGTGGCGCGCTGGTCATTACCGGCGTCTGGCTCACCAGTTATCAAAAGGGAAAAACAACATGA
- a CDS encoding acetyl-CoA C-acyltransferase — protein sequence MNDPIVIVSAARTAMGAFQGGFAGLTAANLGAVAIKAAVERTGIDANLIEEVLMGCVLQAGQGQAPARQAALQAGLPLSAGCATIHKVCGSAMKATMLGHDGILAGSYGAAVVGGMESMTNAPYLLPKARGGYRLGHGQMMDHMFLDGLEDSYSKETRGRLMGTFAEECATTYGFTREAQDEFAVRSTSRAIEASNNGSFAWEIAPTTVAGRKGDVVIDKDEGPFAVNVEKIPTLKPAFKKDGTVTAANSSSISDGAAAMVLMRESQAAKLGLQPIARIVGHTTHAGTPALFPSAPVGAMQKLFAKTGWTAESVDLYEINEAFAVVTMASLHDLKLDPAKVNIHGGACALGHPIGASGARIVVTLLGALKKYGKKRGVASLCIGGGEATALAVEML from the coding sequence ATGAATGACCCGATCGTTATCGTTTCCGCCGCCCGTACCGCCATGGGTGCCTTTCAGGGCGGCTTCGCCGGCCTGACCGCCGCCAATCTCGGCGCCGTGGCCATCAAGGCCGCCGTCGAGCGCACTGGCATCGACGCCAACCTGATCGAAGAAGTGCTGATGGGCTGCGTGCTGCAAGCCGGCCAGGGCCAGGCACCGGCTCGCCAGGCCGCATTGCAGGCCGGCCTGCCCCTCTCTGCCGGTTGCGCCACCATCCACAAGGTGTGCGGCTCGGCCATGAAGGCCACCATGCTCGGCCACGACGGCATTCTGGCCGGTTCCTACGGCGCCGCCGTGGTCGGCGGCATGGAGTCAATGACCAACGCCCCCTACCTGCTGCCCAAAGCCCGCGGTGGTTATCGCCTTGGTCACGGTCAGATGATGGACCACATGTTCCTCGACGGCCTGGAAGATTCCTACAGCAAGGAAACCCGCGGCCGCCTGATGGGTACCTTTGCCGAAGAGTGTGCGACCACTTACGGTTTCACCCGCGAAGCGCAGGATGAATTCGCCGTCCGCTCGACCAGCCGCGCCATCGAAGCCAGCAACAACGGCAGCTTCGCCTGGGAAATCGCCCCGACCACCGTCGCCGGCCGCAAGGGCGACGTCGTCATCGACAAGGACGAAGGCCCGTTCGCCGTCAATGTCGAAAAAATCCCGACCCTGAAGCCGGCTTTCAAGAAGGACGGCACCGTCACCGCCGCCAACTCCTCGTCGATTTCCGATGGCGCTGCCGCGATGGTGCTGATGCGTGAATCGCAAGCCGCCAAGCTCGGCCTGCAGCCGATTGCCCGCATCGTCGGCCATACCACCCATGCCGGTACGCCCGCCCTGTTCCCGTCCGCTCCGGTTGGTGCCATGCAGAAGCTGTTTGCCAAGACTGGCTGGACGGCTGAGTCGGTCGATCTGTACGAGATCAACGAAGCCTTCGCCGTCGTCACCATGGCCTCGCTGCACGACCTCAAGCTCGATCCGGCCAAGGTGAACATCCACGGCGGCGCCTGTGCGCTGGGCCACCCGATCGGCGCCTCTGGTGCCCGCATCGTCGTCACACTGCTCGGCGCGCTGAAGAAGTACGGCAAGAAGCGCGGCGTCGCCTCGCTGTGCATCGGTGGCGGCGAAGCAACTGCCCTCGCGGTGGAAATGCTGTAA
- the can gene encoding carbonate dehydratase, with amino-acid sequence MTVTLRTLTANDTEALEQVRQYFRNYAAWLGVDLSYQNFDQEMASLPGNYVAPQGRLFFAEVDGHPAGCVGVRPLPDSDGVCEMKRLYVDPAERGHGIGAALALAAIKAAKEIGYRKLMIDTLPNMRMAVKLYRELGFTEAPNYYQTPVEGTMFLALDLDNWSEEEIRSENLSHLFDFNRAWASQMQAVDPSYFDKLSHLQTPEFLWIGCSDSRVPANQIVGLLPGEVFVHRNVANVVVHTDLNCLSVIQYAVDVLKVKHIMVVGHYGCGGVLAALNRARVGVVDLWLRHVHDVHNKHLANVDNLPEAQRHDRLCELNVLEQVTNVCHNPVVQDAWARGQQLTVHGWIYGLKDGLIHDLGITVDCPQDLPTRYDAALKALDA; translated from the coding sequence ATGACCGTTACCCTACGCACCCTCACCGCCAACGACACCGAAGCCCTCGAGCAGGTTCGCCAGTACTTCCGCAACTATGCGGCCTGGCTGGGCGTCGATTTGTCGTACCAGAATTTCGACCAGGAAATGGCTTCCCTGCCCGGCAACTATGTCGCGCCGCAGGGCCGGCTGTTCTTTGCCGAAGTCGATGGCCACCCGGCCGGCTGTGTCGGCGTTCGCCCGCTGCCGGACAGCGATGGCGTCTGCGAAATGAAACGCCTCTATGTCGATCCGGCTGAACGTGGTCACGGTATCGGCGCCGCGCTGGCGCTGGCCGCGATCAAGGCAGCCAAGGAAATCGGCTATCGCAAGTTGATGATCGACACCCTGCCCAACATGCGCATGGCCGTGAAGCTGTACCGCGAGCTGGGCTTTACCGAAGCGCCGAACTATTACCAGACGCCGGTCGAAGGCACGATGTTCCTCGCCCTCGATCTCGACAACTGGTCGGAAGAGGAAATTCGCAGCGAAAACCTCTCCCACCTGTTCGACTTCAACCGCGCCTGGGCCAGCCAGATGCAGGCCGTCGACCCGTCCTATTTCGACAAGCTGTCCCACCTGCAGACCCCGGAATTCCTGTGGATCGGCTGCTCCGACTCACGCGTGCCGGCCAACCAGATCGTCGGTCTGCTGCCGGGCGAAGTCTTCGTCCATCGCAACGTCGCCAACGTCGTCGTGCACACCGATCTGAACTGCCTGTCGGTCATCCAGTACGCCGTCGATGTGCTGAAAGTGAAGCACATCATGGTCGTCGGCCACTACGGTTGCGGCGGTGTGCTCGCCGCGCTCAACCGGGCCCGGGTCGGCGTCGTCGATCTCTGGCTGCGCCATGTCCATGACGTGCATAACAAGCACCTGGCCAACGTCGACAACCTGCCCGAAGCCCAGCGCCACGACCGCCTGTGCGAACTGAACGTCCTTGAACAGGTGACCAACGTCTGCCACAACCCAGTCGTCCAGGATGCCTGGGCGCGCGGCCAGCAACTGACCGTCCATGGCTGGATCTACGGCCTGAAGGACGGCCTGATCCACGACCTCGGCATCACCGTCGATTGCCCACAAGATTTACCCACCCGTTACGACGCCGCACTGAAAGCGTTGGACGCATGA
- a CDS encoding isovaleryl-CoA dehydrogenase, producing the protein MNIPSLDFGLGEDINLLRDAVKAFADAEIAPRAAEIDRVNEFPADLWKKFGDMGLLGMTAGEEYGGTNMGYLAHIVALEEISRASASVGLSYGAHSNLCVNQIRRNGTEAQRQKYLPKLISGDHVGALAMSEPNAGSDVVSMKLKAEKKGDRYVLNGSKMWITNGGDADTLVVYAKTDLNAGAKGMTAFIVEKGMKGFTHGTHLDKLGMRGSNTFPLFFDDCEVPEENVLGGVGNGTKVLMSGLDYERAVLCGGPLGIMAACMDVVVPFLHERKQFGQAIGEFQLMQGKVADLYSTWQATRAYVYAVGRACDATDHSRTLRKDAAGAILYSAEKATWMAGEAIQTLGGVGYTNEYPTGRLWRDAKLYEIGAGTSEIRRMLIGRELFAETA; encoded by the coding sequence ATGAACATTCCCAGCCTCGACTTCGGCCTCGGCGAAGACATTAATCTGCTGCGCGATGCGGTGAAGGCCTTTGCCGATGCCGAAATCGCGCCGCGCGCGGCAGAAATCGACCGGGTTAACGAATTCCCGGCCGATCTCTGGAAGAAATTCGGCGACATGGGCCTGCTCGGCATGACCGCCGGCGAAGAATACGGCGGCACCAACATGGGCTACCTCGCCCACATCGTCGCGCTGGAGGAAATCTCGCGCGCTTCGGCCTCGGTCGGTCTGTCCTACGGCGCCCACTCGAATCTGTGCGTCAACCAGATCCGCCGCAACGGCACCGAAGCCCAGCGCCAGAAATACCTGCCCAAGCTGATTTCCGGCGACCACGTCGGCGCACTGGCCATGTCCGAACCGAATGCCGGCTCCGATGTTGTCTCCATGAAGCTGAAGGCCGAGAAAAAGGGCGACCGTTATGTCCTGAACGGTTCCAAGATGTGGATTACCAACGGTGGCGACGCCGACACGCTGGTGGTTTATGCCAAAACTGACCTCAATGCCGGCGCCAAGGGCATGACCGCCTTCATCGTCGAAAAAGGCATGAAAGGTTTCACCCACGGCACCCATCTCGACAAGCTGGGCATGCGCGGCTCGAACACTTTCCCGCTGTTCTTCGACGACTGCGAAGTGCCGGAGGAAAACGTGCTGGGCGGCGTCGGCAACGGAACCAAAGTATTGATGTCCGGTCTTGATTACGAGCGGGCCGTACTCTGCGGTGGCCCGCTCGGCATCATGGCGGCCTGCATGGACGTCGTCGTTCCCTTCCTGCACGAACGCAAGCAGTTCGGCCAGGCGATCGGCGAATTCCAGCTGATGCAGGGCAAGGTCGCCGACCTCTATTCGACCTGGCAGGCCACCCGCGCTTACGTCTATGCCGTCGGCCGGGCCTGTGATGCAACGGACCATTCACGCACGCTACGCAAGGATGCGGCCGGCGCCATTCTCTACTCGGCTGAAAAGGCGACGTGGATGGCCGGCGAGGCGATCCAGACGCTTGGCGGCGTCGGCTATACCAACGAGTATCCGACCGGCCGTTTGTGGCGCGATGCCAAGCTCTACGAGATCGGGGCAGGCACCTCCGAAATCCGTAGAATGCTGATTGGTCGCGAACTTTTCGCCGAAACCGCATAA
- a CDS encoding PaaI family thioesterase — protein MTKIFDPHFAERVSASFARQNAMELIQATMPVIEHGRTEIHLPHWTGVEQQHGFVHGGVVGMIADSAAGYAAMTVVPETASVLTVEFKMNLVAPADGEKLIARGKVVRPGKTLIITQAEVFAVKDGRETLCALMQQTIMVMHGKGEK, from the coding sequence ATGACCAAAATCTTCGACCCCCACTTTGCCGAGCGCGTCAGCGCCAGTTTTGCCCGCCAGAACGCCATGGAATTGATCCAGGCAACGATGCCGGTCATCGAACATGGTCGAACGGAAATCCATCTGCCGCACTGGACGGGCGTCGAGCAGCAGCATGGTTTCGTCCATGGCGGCGTTGTCGGCATGATCGCCGACTCGGCGGCCGGCTATGCGGCAATGACCGTCGTGCCGGAAACTGCCTCAGTGCTGACTGTCGAATTCAAGATGAACCTGGTCGCCCCGGCCGACGGCGAAAAGCTGATCGCCCGAGGCAAGGTGGTACGCCCGGGCAAGACGTTGATCATCACCCAGGCTGAAGTTTTTGCCGTGAAAGACGGCCGGGAAACGCTTTGCGCTCTGATGCAGCAGACCATCATGGTCATGCATGGGAAGGGCGAGAAATAG
- a CDS encoding MerR family transcriptional regulator: MSQTAAPSTPTFAISDLAREFGITPRTIRFWEDQGILSPEREGSKRIFNRRDRARLKMALRGKRLGLSLAEIKDLIGMYESTEDETPQLLECLRVMEKRRAALEQQREDIEAMLAEISQFEQQCEQELTRRNAKK; this comes from the coding sequence ATGAGCCAGACGGCCGCCCCTTCCACACCGACCTTCGCCATTTCCGACCTGGCTCGGGAATTCGGCATCACCCCACGCACCATCCGCTTCTGGGAAGACCAGGGCATCCTGTCGCCGGAACGTGAAGGCAGCAAGCGCATCTTCAACCGCCGCGACCGGGCGCGCCTGAAGATGGCCCTGCGCGGCAAGCGCCTCGGCCTGTCGCTGGCCGAGATCAAGGATCTGATCGGCATGTACGAGTCGACCGAGGACGAAACGCCCCAATTGCTCGAATGCCTGCGCGTCATGGAGAAGCGCCGTGCCGCACTGGAACAGCAACGCGAAGACATTGAGGCGATGCTGGCCGAAATCTCGCAATTCGAGCAGCAATGCGAACAGGAGTTGACCCGCCGCAACGCCAAGAAATAA